A stretch of the Uranotaenia lowii strain MFRU-FL chromosome 3, ASM2978415v1, whole genome shotgun sequence genome encodes the following:
- the LOC129754249 gene encoding chymotrypsin-elastase inhibitor ixodidin-like: MKVLFLICACVAVLQLTTARKANSQLDCRPNETYTTCGPCNERVCGVPFEPIYCLMCPKGCFCNKGYVRKVPNGACIKPTWC; encoded by the exons ATGAAGGTTCTTTTTCTGATCTGTGCTTGCGTTGCAGTCTTACAGCTAACGACAGCTCGCAAGGCCAACAGTCAAc tTGATTGCCGGCCTAATGAAACCTACACGACCTGTGGCCCGTGCAATGAGCGAGTGTGTGGCGTTCCCTTTGAACCAATCTATTGCCTGATGTGCCCCAAAGGATGTTTCTGCAATAAGGGCTACGTTCGTAAAGTTCCCAACGGTGCCTGCATTAAACCGACCTGGTGCTGA